A single window of Papio anubis isolate 15944 chromosome 8, Panubis1.0, whole genome shotgun sequence DNA harbors:
- the ENTPD4 gene encoding ectonucleoside triphosphate diphosphohydrolase 4 isoform X4, which yields MGRIGISCLFPASWHFSISPVGCPRILNTNLRQIIVISVLAAAVSLLYFSVIIIRNKYGRLTRDKKFQRYLARVTDIEATDTNNPSVNYGIVVDCGSSGSRVFVYCWPRHNGNPRDLLDIRQMRDKNRKPVVMKIKPGISEFATSPEKVSDYISPLLNFAAEHVPRAKHKETPLYILCTAGMRILPESQQKAILEDLLTDIPVHFDFLFSDSHAEVISGKQEGVYAWIGINFVLGRFEHIEDDDEAVVEVNIPGSESSEAIVRKRTAGILDMGGVSTQIAYEVPKTEEVAKNLLAEFNLGCDVHQTEHVYRVYVATFLGFGGNAARQRYEDRIFANTIQKNRLLGKQTGLTPDMPYLDPCLPLDIKDEIQQNGQTIYLRGTGDFDLCRETIQPFMNKTNETQTSLNGVYQPPIHFQNSEFYGFSEFYYCTEDVLRMGGDYNAAKFTKAAKDYCATKWSILRERFDRGLYASHADLHRLKYQCFKSAWMFEVFHRGFSFPVNYKSLKTALQVYDKEVQWTLGAILYRTRFLPLRDIQQEAFRASHTHWRGVSFVYNHYLFSGCFLVVLLAILLYLLRLRRIHRRTLRNGSAAALWMEEGLPTQNATGTL from the exons ATGGGGAG GATTGGCATCTCCTGTCTTTTTCCTGCTTCTTGGCATTTTAGCATATCTCCAGTAGGGTGTCCTCGAATTCTGAATACCAATTTACGCCAGATTATTGTCATTAGTGTCCTGGCTGCTGCtgtttcacttttatatttttctgttatcaTAATCCGAAATAAGTATGGGCGACTAACCAGAGACAAGAAATTTCAAAG GTACCTGGCACGAGTTACCGACATTGAAGCTACAGACACCAATAACCCCAGTGTGAACTACGGGATTGTGGTGGACTGTGGTAGCAGTGGCTCTCGAGTATTTGTCTATTGCTGGCCAAGGCATAATGGCAATCCACGTGATCTGTTGGATATCAGGCAAATGAGGGATAAAAACCGAAAGCCAGTGGTCATGAAGATAAAACCGG GCATTTCAGAATTTGCTACCTCTCCAGAGAAAGTCAGTGATTACATTTCTCCACTTTTGAACTTTGCTGCAGAGCATGTGCCACGGGCAAAACACAAAGAGACACCTCTCTACATTCTCTGCACAGCTGGAATGAGAATCCTCCCTGAAAG CCAGCAGAAAGCTATTCTGGAAGACCTTCTGACCGATATTCCCGTGCactttgactttctgttttctgaCTCTCATGCAGAAGTAATTTCTGGGAAACAAGAAG GTGTGTATGCTTGGATTGGCATTAATTTTGTCCTTGGACGATTTGAGCATATTGAAGATG ATGATGAGGCAGTTGTGGAAGTTAACATTCCTGGAAGTGAAAGCAGTGAAGCCATTGTCCGTAAAAGGACAGCGGGCATTCTCGACATGGGCGGCGTGTCGACTCAGATAGCGTACGAAGTCCCCAAAACT GAAGAAGTAGCTAAAAACTTGTTAGCTGAATTTAACTTGGGATGTGATGTTCACCAAACTGAGCATGTGTATCGAGTCTATGTGGCCACGTTTCTTGGGTTTGGTGGCAATGCTGCTCGACAGAGATACGAAGACAGAATATTTGCCAACACCATTCAAAAGAACAG GCTCCTGGGTAAACAGACTGGTCTGACTCCTGATATGCCGTACCTGGACCCCTGCCTACCCCTAGATATTAAAGATGAAATCCAGCAAAATGGACAAACCATATACCTACGAGGGACTGGAGACTTTGACCTGTGTCGAGAGACTATCCAGCCTTTCATGAATAAAACAAACGAGACCCAGACTTCCCTCAATGGGGTCTACCAGCCCCCAATTCACTTCCAGAACAGTGAATTCTATGGCTTTTCCGAATTCTACTACTGCACCGAGGATGTGTTACGAATGGGGGGAGACTACAATGCTGCTAAATTTACTAAAGCTGCAAAG GATTATTGTGCAACAAAGTGGTCCATTTTGCGGGAACGCTTTGACCGAGGACTGTACGCCTCTCATGCTGACCTCCACAGGCTTAA GTATCAGTGCTTCAAATCGGCCTGGATGTTTGAGGTGTTTCATAGGGGCTTCTCATTTCCTGTCAACTATAAAAGCTTAAAGACTGCCTTGCAAGTTTATGACAAGGAGGTTCAGTGGACCCTTGGAGCCATCCTCTACAGGACCCGCTTTCTACCATTAAG AGACATCCAGCAGGAAGCCTTCCGGGCCAGTCACACCCACTGGCGGGGCGTCTCCTTTGTCTACAACCACTACCTGTTCTCTGGCTGCTTCCTGGTGGTGCTGCTGGCCATCCTGCTGTACCTGCTGCGGCTGCGGCGCATCCACCGGCGCACTCTCCGGAACGGCTCGGCCGCCGCCCTCTGGATGGAGGAGGGCCTTCCCACCCAGAATGCCACGGggaccttgtga
- the ENTPD4 gene encoding ectonucleoside triphosphate diphosphohydrolase 4 isoform X2: MGRIGISCLFPASWHFSISPVGCPRILNTNLRQIIVISVLAAAVSLLYFSVIIIRNKYGRLTRDKKFQRYLARVTDIEATDTNNPSVNYGIVVDCGSSGSRVFVYCWPRHNGNPRDLLDIRQMRDKNRKPVVMKIKPGISEFATSPEKVSDYISPLLNFAAEHVPRAKHKETPLYILCTAGMRILPESQQKAILEDLLTDIPVHFDFLFSDSHAEVISGKQEGVYAWIGINFVLGRFEHIEDDDEAVVEVNIPGSESSEAIVRKRTAGILDMGGVSTQIAYEVPKTVSFASSQQEEVAKNLLAEFNLGCDVHQTEHVYRVYVATFLGFGGNAARQRYEDRIFANTIQKNRLLGKQTGLTPDMPYLDPCLPLDIKDEIQQNGQTIYLRGTGDFDLCRETIQPFMNKTNETQTSLNGVYQPPIHFQNSEFYGFSEFYYCTEDVLRMGGDYNAAKFTKAAKDYCATKWSILRERFDRGLYASHADLHRLKYQCFKSAWMFEVFHRGFSFPVNYKSLKTALQVYDKEVQWTLGAILYRTRFLPLRDIQQEAFRASHTHWRGVSFVYNHYLFSGCFLVVLLAILLYLLRLRRIHRRTLRNGSAAALWMEEGLPTQNATGTL; this comes from the exons ATGGGGAG GATTGGCATCTCCTGTCTTTTTCCTGCTTCTTGGCATTTTAGCATATCTCCAGTAGGGTGTCCTCGAATTCTGAATACCAATTTACGCCAGATTATTGTCATTAGTGTCCTGGCTGCTGCtgtttcacttttatatttttctgttatcaTAATCCGAAATAAGTATGGGCGACTAACCAGAGACAAGAAATTTCAAAG GTACCTGGCACGAGTTACCGACATTGAAGCTACAGACACCAATAACCCCAGTGTGAACTACGGGATTGTGGTGGACTGTGGTAGCAGTGGCTCTCGAGTATTTGTCTATTGCTGGCCAAGGCATAATGGCAATCCACGTGATCTGTTGGATATCAGGCAAATGAGGGATAAAAACCGAAAGCCAGTGGTCATGAAGATAAAACCGG GCATTTCAGAATTTGCTACCTCTCCAGAGAAAGTCAGTGATTACATTTCTCCACTTTTGAACTTTGCTGCAGAGCATGTGCCACGGGCAAAACACAAAGAGACACCTCTCTACATTCTCTGCACAGCTGGAATGAGAATCCTCCCTGAAAG CCAGCAGAAAGCTATTCTGGAAGACCTTCTGACCGATATTCCCGTGCactttgactttctgttttctgaCTCTCATGCAGAAGTAATTTCTGGGAAACAAGAAG GTGTGTATGCTTGGATTGGCATTAATTTTGTCCTTGGACGATTTGAGCATATTGAAGATG ATGATGAGGCAGTTGTGGAAGTTAACATTCCTGGAAGTGAAAGCAGTGAAGCCATTGTCCGTAAAAGGACAGCGGGCATTCTCGACATGGGCGGCGTGTCGACTCAGATAGCGTACGAAGTCCCCAAAACTGTAAGCTTTGCGTCCTCACAGCAG GAAGAAGTAGCTAAAAACTTGTTAGCTGAATTTAACTTGGGATGTGATGTTCACCAAACTGAGCATGTGTATCGAGTCTATGTGGCCACGTTTCTTGGGTTTGGTGGCAATGCTGCTCGACAGAGATACGAAGACAGAATATTTGCCAACACCATTCAAAAGAACAG GCTCCTGGGTAAACAGACTGGTCTGACTCCTGATATGCCGTACCTGGACCCCTGCCTACCCCTAGATATTAAAGATGAAATCCAGCAAAATGGACAAACCATATACCTACGAGGGACTGGAGACTTTGACCTGTGTCGAGAGACTATCCAGCCTTTCATGAATAAAACAAACGAGACCCAGACTTCCCTCAATGGGGTCTACCAGCCCCCAATTCACTTCCAGAACAGTGAATTCTATGGCTTTTCCGAATTCTACTACTGCACCGAGGATGTGTTACGAATGGGGGGAGACTACAATGCTGCTAAATTTACTAAAGCTGCAAAG GATTATTGTGCAACAAAGTGGTCCATTTTGCGGGAACGCTTTGACCGAGGACTGTACGCCTCTCATGCTGACCTCCACAGGCTTAA GTATCAGTGCTTCAAATCGGCCTGGATGTTTGAGGTGTTTCATAGGGGCTTCTCATTTCCTGTCAACTATAAAAGCTTAAAGACTGCCTTGCAAGTTTATGACAAGGAGGTTCAGTGGACCCTTGGAGCCATCCTCTACAGGACCCGCTTTCTACCATTAAG AGACATCCAGCAGGAAGCCTTCCGGGCCAGTCACACCCACTGGCGGGGCGTCTCCTTTGTCTACAACCACTACCTGTTCTCTGGCTGCTTCCTGGTGGTGCTGCTGGCCATCCTGCTGTACCTGCTGCGGCTGCGGCGCATCCACCGGCGCACTCTCCGGAACGGCTCGGCCGCCGCCCTCTGGATGGAGGAGGGCCTTCCCACCCAGAATGCCACGGggaccttgtga
- the ENTPD4 gene encoding ectonucleoside triphosphate diphosphohydrolase 4 isoform X3, with protein MKHSSRIGISCLFPASWHFSISPVGCPRILNTNLRQIIVISVLAAAVSLLYFSVIIIRNKYGRLTRDKKFQRYLARVTDIEATDTNNPSVNYGIVVDCGSSGSRVFVYCWPRHNGNPRDLLDIRQMRDKNRKPVVMKIKPGISEFATSPEKVSDYISPLLNFAAEHVPRAKHKETPLYILCTAGMRILPESQQKAILEDLLTDIPVHFDFLFSDSHAEVISGKQEGVYAWIGINFVLGRFEHIEDDDEAVVEVNIPGSESSEAIVRKRTAGILDMGGVSTQIAYEVPKTEEVAKNLLAEFNLGCDVHQTEHVYRVYVATFLGFGGNAARQRYEDRIFANTIQKNRLLGKQTGLTPDMPYLDPCLPLDIKDEIQQNGQTIYLRGTGDFDLCRETIQPFMNKTNETQTSLNGVYQPPIHFQNSEFYGFSEFYYCTEDVLRMGGDYNAAKFTKAAKDYCATKWSILRERFDRGLYASHADLHRLKYQCFKSAWMFEVFHRGFSFPVNYKSLKTALQVYDKEVQWTLGAILYRTRFLPLRDIQQEAFRASHTHWRGVSFVYNHYLFSGCFLVVLLAILLYLLRLRRIHRRTLRNGSAAALWMEEGLPTQNATGTL; from the exons ATGAAGCACTCTTCAAG GATTGGCATCTCCTGTCTTTTTCCTGCTTCTTGGCATTTTAGCATATCTCCAGTAGGGTGTCCTCGAATTCTGAATACCAATTTACGCCAGATTATTGTCATTAGTGTCCTGGCTGCTGCtgtttcacttttatatttttctgttatcaTAATCCGAAATAAGTATGGGCGACTAACCAGAGACAAGAAATTTCAAAG GTACCTGGCACGAGTTACCGACATTGAAGCTACAGACACCAATAACCCCAGTGTGAACTACGGGATTGTGGTGGACTGTGGTAGCAGTGGCTCTCGAGTATTTGTCTATTGCTGGCCAAGGCATAATGGCAATCCACGTGATCTGTTGGATATCAGGCAAATGAGGGATAAAAACCGAAAGCCAGTGGTCATGAAGATAAAACCGG GCATTTCAGAATTTGCTACCTCTCCAGAGAAAGTCAGTGATTACATTTCTCCACTTTTGAACTTTGCTGCAGAGCATGTGCCACGGGCAAAACACAAAGAGACACCTCTCTACATTCTCTGCACAGCTGGAATGAGAATCCTCCCTGAAAG CCAGCAGAAAGCTATTCTGGAAGACCTTCTGACCGATATTCCCGTGCactttgactttctgttttctgaCTCTCATGCAGAAGTAATTTCTGGGAAACAAGAAG GTGTGTATGCTTGGATTGGCATTAATTTTGTCCTTGGACGATTTGAGCATATTGAAGATG ATGATGAGGCAGTTGTGGAAGTTAACATTCCTGGAAGTGAAAGCAGTGAAGCCATTGTCCGTAAAAGGACAGCGGGCATTCTCGACATGGGCGGCGTGTCGACTCAGATAGCGTACGAAGTCCCCAAAACT GAAGAAGTAGCTAAAAACTTGTTAGCTGAATTTAACTTGGGATGTGATGTTCACCAAACTGAGCATGTGTATCGAGTCTATGTGGCCACGTTTCTTGGGTTTGGTGGCAATGCTGCTCGACAGAGATACGAAGACAGAATATTTGCCAACACCATTCAAAAGAACAG GCTCCTGGGTAAACAGACTGGTCTGACTCCTGATATGCCGTACCTGGACCCCTGCCTACCCCTAGATATTAAAGATGAAATCCAGCAAAATGGACAAACCATATACCTACGAGGGACTGGAGACTTTGACCTGTGTCGAGAGACTATCCAGCCTTTCATGAATAAAACAAACGAGACCCAGACTTCCCTCAATGGGGTCTACCAGCCCCCAATTCACTTCCAGAACAGTGAATTCTATGGCTTTTCCGAATTCTACTACTGCACCGAGGATGTGTTACGAATGGGGGGAGACTACAATGCTGCTAAATTTACTAAAGCTGCAAAG GATTATTGTGCAACAAAGTGGTCCATTTTGCGGGAACGCTTTGACCGAGGACTGTACGCCTCTCATGCTGACCTCCACAGGCTTAA GTATCAGTGCTTCAAATCGGCCTGGATGTTTGAGGTGTTTCATAGGGGCTTCTCATTTCCTGTCAACTATAAAAGCTTAAAGACTGCCTTGCAAGTTTATGACAAGGAGGTTCAGTGGACCCTTGGAGCCATCCTCTACAGGACCCGCTTTCTACCATTAAG AGACATCCAGCAGGAAGCCTTCCGGGCCAGTCACACCCACTGGCGGGGCGTCTCCTTTGTCTACAACCACTACCTGTTCTCTGGCTGCTTCCTGGTGGTGCTGCTGGCCATCCTGCTGTACCTGCTGCGGCTGCGGCGCATCCACCGGCGCACTCTCCGGAACGGCTCGGCCGCCGCCCTCTGGATGGAGGAGGGCCTTCCCACCCAGAATGCCACGGggaccttgtga
- the ENTPD4 gene encoding ectonucleoside triphosphate diphosphohydrolase 4 isoform X1 has translation MKHSSRIGISCLFPASWHFSISPVGCPRILNTNLRQIIVISVLAAAVSLLYFSVIIIRNKYGRLTRDKKFQRYLARVTDIEATDTNNPSVNYGIVVDCGSSGSRVFVYCWPRHNGNPRDLLDIRQMRDKNRKPVVMKIKPGISEFATSPEKVSDYISPLLNFAAEHVPRAKHKETPLYILCTAGMRILPESQQKAILEDLLTDIPVHFDFLFSDSHAEVISGKQEGVYAWIGINFVLGRFEHIEDDDEAVVEVNIPGSESSEAIVRKRTAGILDMGGVSTQIAYEVPKTVSFASSQQEEVAKNLLAEFNLGCDVHQTEHVYRVYVATFLGFGGNAARQRYEDRIFANTIQKNRLLGKQTGLTPDMPYLDPCLPLDIKDEIQQNGQTIYLRGTGDFDLCRETIQPFMNKTNETQTSLNGVYQPPIHFQNSEFYGFSEFYYCTEDVLRMGGDYNAAKFTKAAKDYCATKWSILRERFDRGLYASHADLHRLKYQCFKSAWMFEVFHRGFSFPVNYKSLKTALQVYDKEVQWTLGAILYRTRFLPLRDIQQEAFRASHTHWRGVSFVYNHYLFSGCFLVVLLAILLYLLRLRRIHRRTLRNGSAAALWMEEGLPTQNATGTL, from the exons ATGAAGCACTCTTCAAG GATTGGCATCTCCTGTCTTTTTCCTGCTTCTTGGCATTTTAGCATATCTCCAGTAGGGTGTCCTCGAATTCTGAATACCAATTTACGCCAGATTATTGTCATTAGTGTCCTGGCTGCTGCtgtttcacttttatatttttctgttatcaTAATCCGAAATAAGTATGGGCGACTAACCAGAGACAAGAAATTTCAAAG GTACCTGGCACGAGTTACCGACATTGAAGCTACAGACACCAATAACCCCAGTGTGAACTACGGGATTGTGGTGGACTGTGGTAGCAGTGGCTCTCGAGTATTTGTCTATTGCTGGCCAAGGCATAATGGCAATCCACGTGATCTGTTGGATATCAGGCAAATGAGGGATAAAAACCGAAAGCCAGTGGTCATGAAGATAAAACCGG GCATTTCAGAATTTGCTACCTCTCCAGAGAAAGTCAGTGATTACATTTCTCCACTTTTGAACTTTGCTGCAGAGCATGTGCCACGGGCAAAACACAAAGAGACACCTCTCTACATTCTCTGCACAGCTGGAATGAGAATCCTCCCTGAAAG CCAGCAGAAAGCTATTCTGGAAGACCTTCTGACCGATATTCCCGTGCactttgactttctgttttctgaCTCTCATGCAGAAGTAATTTCTGGGAAACAAGAAG GTGTGTATGCTTGGATTGGCATTAATTTTGTCCTTGGACGATTTGAGCATATTGAAGATG ATGATGAGGCAGTTGTGGAAGTTAACATTCCTGGAAGTGAAAGCAGTGAAGCCATTGTCCGTAAAAGGACAGCGGGCATTCTCGACATGGGCGGCGTGTCGACTCAGATAGCGTACGAAGTCCCCAAAACTGTAAGCTTTGCGTCCTCACAGCAG GAAGAAGTAGCTAAAAACTTGTTAGCTGAATTTAACTTGGGATGTGATGTTCACCAAACTGAGCATGTGTATCGAGTCTATGTGGCCACGTTTCTTGGGTTTGGTGGCAATGCTGCTCGACAGAGATACGAAGACAGAATATTTGCCAACACCATTCAAAAGAACAG GCTCCTGGGTAAACAGACTGGTCTGACTCCTGATATGCCGTACCTGGACCCCTGCCTACCCCTAGATATTAAAGATGAAATCCAGCAAAATGGACAAACCATATACCTACGAGGGACTGGAGACTTTGACCTGTGTCGAGAGACTATCCAGCCTTTCATGAATAAAACAAACGAGACCCAGACTTCCCTCAATGGGGTCTACCAGCCCCCAATTCACTTCCAGAACAGTGAATTCTATGGCTTTTCCGAATTCTACTACTGCACCGAGGATGTGTTACGAATGGGGGGAGACTACAATGCTGCTAAATTTACTAAAGCTGCAAAG GATTATTGTGCAACAAAGTGGTCCATTTTGCGGGAACGCTTTGACCGAGGACTGTACGCCTCTCATGCTGACCTCCACAGGCTTAA GTATCAGTGCTTCAAATCGGCCTGGATGTTTGAGGTGTTTCATAGGGGCTTCTCATTTCCTGTCAACTATAAAAGCTTAAAGACTGCCTTGCAAGTTTATGACAAGGAGGTTCAGTGGACCCTTGGAGCCATCCTCTACAGGACCCGCTTTCTACCATTAAG AGACATCCAGCAGGAAGCCTTCCGGGCCAGTCACACCCACTGGCGGGGCGTCTCCTTTGTCTACAACCACTACCTGTTCTCTGGCTGCTTCCTGGTGGTGCTGCTGGCCATCCTGCTGTACCTGCTGCGGCTGCGGCGCATCCACCGGCGCACTCTCCGGAACGGCTCGGCCGCCGCCCTCTGGATGGAGGAGGGCCTTCCCACCCAGAATGCCACGGggaccttgtga